In a single window of the Bacteroidales bacterium genome:
- a CDS encoding LysE family translocator: MNPYISLFIEGFIIGLVVAMSLGPAFFTIIQTSIDKGFRYAIIFAAGIALSDLFVLLLSFLGLSSFIEKGKNEFIVLIIGSTILIIYGIYTFFKKPDILLRRKRNLLKQDLKSKPSVVTLFIKGFFLNLFNPVVILFWISVSGYLTQRAIENHLYESALFFFGGIFTTIVSTDILKSFVGYKIKRFLRPRVVLILNKIVGIILFIFAIILIIENVYHI; this comes from the coding sequence GTGAATCCATATATTTCCCTATTCATAGAGGGTTTTATCATAGGACTTGTGGTAGCTATGTCACTGGGTCCCGCATTCTTTACTATTATTCAAACATCTATAGATAAAGGTTTCCGATATGCTATCATTTTTGCAGCCGGAATCGCTTTGAGTGATTTATTCGTTCTTTTACTTTCTTTTCTTGGCCTCTCTTCATTTATCGAAAAAGGGAAAAATGAATTCATCGTTCTTATCATAGGCAGCACTATCCTTATCATTTATGGCATTTATACATTCTTTAAAAAACCCGACATTTTGCTTCGAAGAAAAAGAAATTTACTTAAGCAAGACCTAAAATCCAAACCATCCGTCGTGACACTTTTCATTAAAGGTTTTTTTCTCAATTTGTTTAATCCTGTTGTAATACTTTTTTGGATTAGTGTATCTGGTTATCTAACCCAACGAGCTATAGAAAACCATTTGTATGAATCGGCTTTGTTTTTCTTCGGTGGAATTTTTACCACGATTGTTTCTACCGATATTCTCAAATCTTTTGTTGGATACAAAATCAAAAGATTTTTACGCCCACGTGTGGTTTTAATTTTAAACAAAATTGTCGGAATAATTTTGTTTATTTTTGCTATTATCTTAATTATTGAAAACGTTTATCACATATGA
- a CDS encoding endo alpha-1,4 polygalactosaminidase produces MKKYIFPFLFLSIFFASCSKEKRSYRAGIKMKEWIKEISNYTKQKKPGFIIIPQNGIELATKELDANSELDMDYLNHIDALTVEELFYFNTFSPDSERLALLDRLVSHKKIIVSEMVSNYHDIPHAYQLNMQHGFIPFVRGPNNYMYEYIPDTIVQENNDNIESIQEVRNVLYYIGGSNKFTNKEDYLESIRQTNFDLVIIDLFFNDTPLNSDDIKALRHKKNGGKRLVIAYVSIGSAERYRYYWKNNWRLHHPCFIRKPYPGYPDEYYVKFWDNEWKEIIMGSENSYIDKIIQAGFDGAFLDNVEVYYYLYYDE; encoded by the coding sequence GTGAAAAAATACATATTTCCTTTTCTTTTCTTAAGCATATTTTTCGCTTCTTGTTCAAAGGAAAAACGTTCCTATCGTGCAGGTATTAAAATGAAGGAATGGATCAAAGAGATCTCCAATTATACAAAACAAAAAAAACCTGGTTTTATCATCATTCCTCAAAATGGAATTGAACTAGCAACAAAAGAGTTAGATGCCAATAGTGAATTGGATATGGATTATCTCAACCATATCGATGCTCTTACCGTGGAAGAACTTTTTTACTTTAACACTTTTTCACCCGACAGTGAAAGGCTAGCTTTGCTTGATCGTTTGGTTTCCCACAAAAAGATTATTGTCTCTGAGATGGTATCTAACTACCATGACATACCCCATGCTTATCAGCTCAACATGCAACATGGCTTTATACCATTCGTCCGTGGCCCCAATAATTACATGTACGAATACATTCCCGATACCATTGTTCAAGAAAATAATGATAATATTGAATCCATTCAAGAAGTAAGAAATGTCCTCTATTACATAGGTGGTAGCAACAAATTTACTAATAAAGAAGATTATCTTGAATCTATTCGCCAGACCAATTTTGATCTGGTAATCATAGATTTATTTTTTAATGATACTCCTTTAAATTCTGATGATATCAAAGCTCTTCGTCACAAGAAAAATGGTGGTAAAAGACTAGTTATTGCCTACGTTTCCATAGGATCTGCCGAGCGATATCGATATTATTGGAAAAATAACTGGAGATTACATCATCCATGCTTTATCAGAAAACCCTATCCGGGCTATCCCGATGAATATTACGTTAAATTTTGGGATAATGAATGGAAAGAAATTATCATGGGATCGGAAAACAGTTATATCGATAAAATTATCCAAGCTGGCTTCGATGGTGCTTTTCTTGATAATGTGGAGGTTTATTATTA